Part of the Engraulis encrasicolus isolate BLACKSEA-1 chromosome 23, IST_EnEncr_1.0, whole genome shotgun sequence genome is shown below.
AACAAtggtatgcacattcatgaataaggcttggaaatactgcaaatatgtgaaaatcaaaaaagggtggactgttcctttaatggttTTGACAACATCTTGAAGCTTTCAGTCATAGTAAAATTatatagaccagggatgtcaaactcattttggttcaggggtCATATTTGGTCTGAAGTGGCCCATACCAGTAACGTTACCATGAAATCTTCATAtcaggggtgcgattctcaaagtgcgaagcagctagtctgttagcaatgttgcatagtaaatactataaaagttgctaactcttgtgtctcgaacgttagcacacaaagtaactactgcttggagtaatgtgcactctgaagtagtggtgactttgaaagtgaggtgcctcctatccgtatctggacagtgaagttgaagtacagctggagtagatccattgagtccagacatcacctcagccaccccaagtaacacacagcgctagtctacttcagagcgtgactccacccattagctaaacttgtagtacatatttgaccacaaatgtgtcaatatcttttaatcctgtggtgcaaaagcgatgaaaatcaatcgacatgcacacaaagtgatgatacagctgtgagagtgttcagaacacaaattcacgtcatgtcatttgttcgtgaaaaaaaaccgtcatatccttggaatctgatgaatcccacactaataatatacttttagctgtatgccgattgaattgcgtctcatttcgatgtgtaatttgtgaaatatttagattagaaagtattggtttctcccggaaatgcgctggattacgtgtgaactatttaaatttttttggcgcgaatttcatttcatagcctaggggtatttacgcttgcctatcaatgggaagacgcgagccacgcgggttcgaaaccagtgtgcagcatgttgacaacaactcgtgaaatcgtgttttggaccctacagtgtaacacattttcccttggctgcacgtgtgtgttggtaatgcacaacataaattatctatttctgccagatatttccaaaattgtggcactgtaaccatgtggattcgaaccggtgtggcttctgttttcccattgggatgcaagcgtgaataccactaggctatggaatgaaatctgcgcgaaaatttctcagggatatgacactttaacagacgattttctgggagtaaccacaactttattgtccaaatattttacaaattacacctcggaatgaaacgacatccaatcggcatgcagataatactgcattattggtgcggatggtgtcagattgtaatgccacggccgtgttttttcacaaagaaattacaaggtgtgttgtggaggaaacagcggagtcacggtgtcgtgacatccaatcaaatgtgctggtggtggttgtacattattgctttctacttcacgcactgaatttaggaggaaacagcttaatcatgactcagcaatcatgcatagctcttgttgcttctttggtcacgcactgcaatgccaagaaagtaagtagcggtgtggactcaggaaagcagccgcactacttttggcttactgtgggaatagtaaggtttcgagaaatgcacggatttcgccttgaagtaagtagataactacaaagtacgtctgtagttcaaagctaacattgcgggaaCGCACCCCAGAATTGTAGGCCCTATTGTTAGTCAATAATATTGAGGTGCACTCCTCTTCTTGTCTGTCCCATTTTCTCTGATCTGTCCAATGTTGCAAATGTGCTGTTTAGTTTATTTTCCCATCTTTAGTGTCCATGTTCACTTTTGGCCCCTAATGATTCAATTGAGCATTTTGGAGGTTTTAAAAATCCTAAATGATGCCAGGAAAGGGCTTACATGTATTtactttttagattttttttaaaaaaatctgcaaatcTGGGGCTGGATCCAGCCCCCGGGCCTTAAGTTTCAGACCCCTGCTCTAGACTCTGTTTCGACAGTGGTAAGGCATAGGCCTATAACATGTTTGTTAACCCCTTAACACAGAAAGCTTTTTCATAGTTTTCCTCCGTGCGTAGTGGGGAATATAAAAATGTTTGTAGTGAGAAATATTGGTGTTTTTGATGAGCCAGATTAGAATAGTAATTCTGCCACCACCAAACTCTTTCAACAGTCTCACGGCAAATGAATAGCCTTCTCCCCCTCTATATTTGGAGTTTTTTGAGGTACACCCTAAAaaaaaagggcagtcatgggtaagcggttagggcgtcagacttgtagcccaaaggttgccgattcgactcccggcccgccaggttggtggggggagtaatcaaccagtgctctcccccatcctcctccatgactgaggtaccctgagcatggtaccgttccgccgcactgctccctagggccgccattgagggctgcccccttgtacgggtgaggcataaatacaatttcgttgtgtgcagtgaacacttgtgtgctgtaaagtgctgtgtcacaatgacaaagggagttggattTTAGTTTAACTGTGTCAACAATAATGGCAAAACAAAAGTTTGTTATTATGACATGCTGGTTATCTCTCGTTCAGGCAGGCACCTCTAGCAGAAGTCGTTACAGCTTAATAAGCTAACACTCAGAACACATTTACGTATGTAGTGAGCATTTAATGAAAATGGAATTCATCCAGTAATTTCACAGTTCAGACACATAATTACACGCGTGtgactcatgaacacaacatctgTGGTGCTGCTACAATATTGCTGAGGCTCCAACATCAGTGTTTCTGAGGGATGATGGAAATGTCTCATTATGAATGATAAGTATGTTAATTGCGATGATGATTTAGACTATGTTGATCTTGATGGCCATTGATGGAAAATGAGGATGATGTTGATGGTCATGAAAAAAAATTGTCTCTTGATAACCTCAGCCAGATCACACAGTAGATGGGAAAGGTAGAAGAAAATGTGCTACCGCACAGACTGGTTGTGGAAACAACAAATAAATCACTCCCTAACACACATCAATCATGTAATTGCATTCCTTTGGCCTCATGGTTATGGCGATGgtgttaagatcagagggttgtcggTTTAAACCCCacccatatgtaggcctacctctccctacacctccatccatggctgaagtgcctttgagcaaggcacctaacgcgacattgctccagggactgtacaaaaataccctgtaaaataccTGTtattcactttggataaaatcatcagttaagtgtaatgtaatgtcatgtaatgtaatgtaatatgtaatgaTATGCATATGTCCTAAGGATGTGCTGCCCTGATGCTCTGTGAGAAATACCTCTGTCATAATCACAGACAGATATGGCaagtggatgcatggatggagggACAGACCGACTACCTGGTTGGTTGCTTGATTGTTTTTTCAAATGATGGACATTGTGTGATctgctatatcagtggttctcaaccttttttggaaaAATGTCCTCTTCgcatcatcacaagcctcccaacgccccccttgttCTCATCATAAGCCGGACAACacctccttagtattaaaaaaaatcaaatgtactaatgcccctcaatggcaactaagcactgtcccctctcagttgtatctttctcaacaccccctaaagctccccaacaccccctggggggctgtactgcccccgttgagaaacactacgctaAATAAACACGTTCTTCTGGTGTTAGGGCATACTCTTGTGAGCTCAGCAAAATAGGCTCTTTCAAGTGACAGATTGACATTTTTGGTCCACGATATCAAACACATTCTCATGGTGTAGACAGGGCACACAGGCCTGAGATGAGTTCAGAAAAATATATGTAAATAAGAAAGGAACAATGCTGTTCTGTTTTGATCTTTGCTAAATATCATTGGCACAAATGAGCAAATAAGTCTGACAATAacagattttgtttttttcagtggCGAAAATCTCCATTAGGCTGCCTACATTCTGTCGTAAGTCTAGAAGGTGTTATTCTGAAGGCACCACTGACCTCTACTAACTTGATAATGTTTCTGTGACATAAAATCCGAAAGCTTATGGAGGTTGACCTTAACTTCATGAATGCTGGTTGAACATTTCTAGGCTATATGGTCTACATTTCTAGGCTATAAGTCAGGGTGTTTTTTGGTTCAAATTTCATTCTAAACACACAGGAGGAAGACAAATGGGACATCTCAGGTATTTATATATTCTTTCTTATTCCAATAACTTCATGGTCAATAATTTATTGTAGAGGGGGTATCTGTCCATGATGAAAAATGTAGGTGGTGGGTGCATGCAGATGGCTATCAGGTACTTTGCTTTGACATTTACATATTGCATAATGTGCCTTGAGGCGAACttcttccccacctcctcctgGTGGATGTTGTTCTTGTAAATCATCTAATTTTAAAAAGGGAATAGTTCATGTGGAGCcttgggaagagaggggaggataagGGACTTGGACATGCCAATCAAAAGACAGTACGCGCAAAACCAGGAATCGGCTCCGACAAGTCACACTCCGGATATTTATTGAGGCAATTATGACACAATTACATCTGCGATACGGGGGGAGCCAATGCGCTTCCTTCCGACTGTCGCGTACCCCACAGCATCCTTCGCAACTGAGTTGCGGCGGCACGCTCCCACAGACCTACCTTACCTTACGCCGACAACACCTCGGCCACTTGGCTTCCAGGACATCGGGTGGATATGCCGTCTTTCCAAACGTAGTGCTTTACGCACCATCCCATCATCTGCAAACTAGGCTGCAAGGGAAACAAGGTGAGTTGGCAGGAGGAAGCGCGTTTCCTTGGAAAATATACACACGTTTCCATGTGCATGTCAAGCATAGAATTGTCTTATCGGAACAGTGCGCGTCCGTAAATAGCAGGTGTGTGCGCACGCCCAAGTTTGATGTTTAGACTATAATATCAACGTAATTTGGTGCGATGAAAGTTGATTAACTTGACATTAAGTTGAAACGTATTATATCAgtctttatattttatttatcaacCGTGGATATGCTGTCAATGTCCATACTGAGTGTACCATGTCCATTGAAACCTTCAGTGCAATTTAGAGAGATTAGGGCACGGTTTTAAATCTGTGCAAAAGCCAGAACTGCTCTCTGTAGCTTATCTATGGTACAGACCATATACAGACCACATAGGTGTACCGTGCTCAACTTTCAGTGTAAACATGTTTCATGTCTTGTGGAGGCATTTTGGAATGATTAGCCTATATGTGAGAGAATCCTCCATTTTTTaagaagtggtcctttaaaaaATCCAGTACAGCCTAACTACACATAAAAGCGACTGGGTGGACATCTGGAATGACATATTGTATTATTCATTTGTCTCTAGTCATTTCCCCACCATAGAGATGAGAGAAAACACACTGGCGCGTATGAGAGAACGGTGCTTGCGAGTAGCACGGTGCCGTTCTTCTATTGTCCATTGCATAGGTTTTAATCACTTTCCACCGAGCGCCCTTGTTACCATCACGCATAAATGgactcttctccccctctttcgGGTCGTTATGGGAGACCAACAATTAGTATTGACAAATAAGACAATGTAATTGCCCACAAAGTACCTGCTGCGTGGCAACAAATGGTTGTAAGTGCTTTTGTGCAAGAACAGTGAGGAGGCATCAATCGCAAACATCAGCTTAATCATCATCTCTCCTGGGTGTGTAAAAAAAACTTCCTGCAGGCACGCAGGGAAAAAATGTAAAAGGGTTGGCTCTTACTGCATTTAAAGAGGAGCACAGCTTTGCTTCTTAAATTGTTCTCCGTTGCACTGAGAAACTTTATTTCCAATATCTCATAAGATGCATCTTCATCCCATTGATATTGATCTGGCATGTGAAGTGTTGTCAGTGAAGCTCTGGTCATATTATTGTTGCACACGGTCTAAGTGTGAAATATGCTGTCAATACAATATTGGACAGTGTTGCTGGGTTTAGCTTGGAAATTGAATAGCAGTCTAATCGAGGAGAAGTCTTCTCCATTAtcctttttttttgcaatgtcCTGTTGGGCACAATGATATTGGGCACCATAAATATTTACTGTCAGGGTggtatgagtaggcctatattacccATCCTTGAAATGAAAACGAAAGACTGAAAGCACAGTCTGCATGATGTCCACAAATGACGGTGACAGGGTTCATTTTTTTAAAGGTTCTTCATGTCCCATTGAGAGACATCCACATCAGCACACCAGCAATAAAACAACCTTATCTTCACATTCACTGAGCACAGTCTCTCCTCCATCACTTAGACCCAGTTTTCCTCCCCCGCTTACCTCCATCACACAATGCTGTTGGTGTGCACAGGGTTGATTCCCCCCTTAAAAGAGAGCTGGCGAcacgcacgcccgcgcacacacacacacacacacacacacacacacacacacacacacacacacacacacacacacacacacacacacacacacacacacacacacacacacagggaagctgacaaggggggggcaaagggatcacttgtcctgggcatagggagagaggggccccagaattggatcctccttacattgtatgcattgggactggggccctttctgatgtctttgtcccaggcccagccaaagctatcagcggccctgcacacacacatacacacacactacacagagagggagagagagatgcacgcatgcatacacacacagtcagtattCCTCCCCGACTTGGCACACATTCCCCTCACTGTCCTGGAAGCGTGCTGTGAGGTGGGGGTACCTGAAAGTCAAGCATTAATTAAAGATGAATGGAGACGGGTGAACAGAGTGGGACCAGAATGGAGTGACTCCATCCCAGTCTCTCCATTTCCCCACTTTCCCATTTTAACCACCAACCATTTTGAGACTTACATGGTACTCACGAAGCTCTAGTTTTATTCATCCCCACTGATACCTGCAGGTATATGTGGCTGGCATACAGTATGTTCTCATGGGATAGCAGTTGCACACAATGCTCCTGTCAGGCAATGATCAAATGAAGCTGTCAATTTTGACAAGATCTTAGAGTGCACTGTACTGTGTGCTAAGACACTGTCCCCACTAGGAAATGGCAACGCACAATCGTCTGACGGATATTCCCCTGCCTCCTTGAGAGAACACGCAGATAATCACCACACATGTCTCACACACATAATCATCACACATGTCTATGGGCTGAACATGAAAGAACTCACTAGTTTTGCTTTGCTTGCTTTTTTGTCAGCTGAATAAATAGCTCAGCATGTGGGTTTTGCTCATGGGCGCCACTAGGCCAATCATCTGTGCCCCAGTAAAAAATGAATATCTCAGTGGAGCCAATTAACAACGATCCCATGGTTTGTTTTGAgcataaacattaaaaaaagcaaaatactGGAGCAGTCAGTGCACGGGTATAGCCTGAAGCATGTGGTGTAAAGACTGAAAATGATCTTTTCGTTAAGAACCTGCACCTCTCATGCAGAGAgtttagctgtaagcaactggCTCTCCTCCATCAGCAGAACTGAAGATGCTCCTTGGAATGAGGGGTGAAAAGCAGGGGCGTTCGCTGACCTAATGCTATGCAGGGGCACAGTGGGGCACAGACAGATAATATGAGCACGCAAAGCATGCAAgcaaattttattttattttaataagcttgtaaattaattatgttaaagtagtgcatgtgtgtaattTTGTCTGTTGATtactccgtatgctaaacttgagctaaattccaaggtagcaaggttgtttttttggggggggaaactcacagggcacagcaaatcaataccaggggcatgtgcccctgtaaaataggtctggcgataCCCCTGGTGAAAAGAAGTCTAGTTGCTTACAGCAAAACTGAGGAAACCATAAACTGGGTGAATGAGAATCATACAGTAGATTTACACTTTTCTTTGtatcgttttttttccccagcaaGCTGCTGCCGATCGAACTGATTGGATGCACCTCCTGTAGGTGCGCGGCGGCCCAAACATGAGCCCCTTGGATTCGCTCAACGGCACCGACGCCGGCCAGCAAGTGAAATGGGACGACTTGCAGCACCGCTACCACGAGTTCTTCCTGGTGAACGAGAGCCTGGAAGACTTCCTCAAGCCCACCTTCAGCGACGACATCACCAAGCACCAGTTCGTCCAGATCGCGCTGATCGTGGCCTACTCCCTCATCATCCTCCTGGGGCTGGTGGGCAACACGCTGGTCATCTACATGATCATCCTCTACAAGAACATGCGCACCGTCACCAACTTCTTCATCGCCAACCTGGCCCTGGCTGACCTGATGGTGGACACCATCTGCCTTCCCTTCACCCTGGCCTACACGCTGCTGGACGAGTGGAAGTTTGGGGCCGTGCTGTGCCACCTGGTGCCCTACGCCCAGGCCCTGAGCGTGCACGTGTCCATCCTGACGATGACGGTGATCGCCCTGGAGCGCTACCGCTGCATCGTCTTCCACCTGGAGCGCCGGCTGTCCAGGAGCGCCAGCTTCACCATCATCGGCCTGACGTGGGCGGCCTCGGCCGTGCTGGCCGGGCCGCTGGCCATCTTCCGGGAGTACCGGCGCGAGGAGATCCCCTACATCGGCCTGCACATCGCCGTGTGCTCCGAGAAGTGGCCGCACGGCACCAACCGCGACGCCGTGATCTACAGCCTGtccatgctgctgctgcagtaCGTCATCCCGCTGGGGGTCATCAGCTACGCCTACGTCTGCATCTGGGCCAAGCTGCGCAACCACCGCAGTCCGTCCAGCCGCAGCGGAGACAGCCTCCACCGCCGCAAGAAGACCACCaagatgctggtggtggtggtgctggtgtttgCGCTGTGCTGGCTCCCCTTCCACATCTTCCAGCTGGCCAGCGACCTGGACCTGGTGCTGCGGTTCAAGGAGTACAAGCTGCTCTACACCATCTTCCACATCGTGGCCATGTGCTCCACCTTCGCCAACCCGCTGCTCTACGGCTGGATGAACAAGAACTACAGGAACGGCTTCCTCATGTTCTTCCGCTGTGAGCACAAGCCGGACACCATCCACCCCGAAGGATCCTTCAAGACCCGATCCAAAAGGGGCCTGATCGTGAACGGTGGCGGCGgccaccacaacaacaacgaCGGCGGCGGCGGGCACCAACCCACCGCCGTATGAGATGGGAGATC
Proteins encoded:
- the npy7r gene encoding neuropeptide Y receptor Y7, giving the protein MSPLDSLNGTDAGQQVKWDDLQHRYHEFFLVNESLEDFLKPTFSDDITKHQFVQIALIVAYSLIILLGLVGNTLVIYMIILYKNMRTVTNFFIANLALADLMVDTICLPFTLAYTLLDEWKFGAVLCHLVPYAQALSVHVSILTMTVIALERYRCIVFHLERRLSRSASFTIIGLTWAASAVLAGPLAIFREYRREEIPYIGLHIAVCSEKWPHGTNRDAVIYSLSMLLLQYVIPLGVISYAYVCIWAKLRNHRSPSSRSGDSLHRRKKTTKMLVVVVLVFALCWLPFHIFQLASDLDLVLRFKEYKLLYTIFHIVAMCSTFANPLLYGWMNKNYRNGFLMFFRCEHKPDTIHPEGSFKTRSKRGLIVNGGGGHHNNNDGGGGHQPTAV